A window of Halobellus sp. LT62 contains these coding sequences:
- a CDS encoding ParA family protein has protein sequence MITAVVYSESGGTYKTTMTANLAVALERMGLNTLVLDLDPQEGNLTSLFDVGEHRSDPDADNLVKHILDMPDGDFHELIETTAEGVDITPSHDMLGDFTSNLEQKIAYETGMQNISREEYPRFELLYELLWNKQKLQDKYDAVLIDPNARAEDLLYNAIFALRTLVAPVKPAGKGNLSLEGLEELVGNMENQLDIEIGLSCVVPSGVGQTNAHQQYQQQFENTDAFATPVTIGNRESLMDAMWEARGSAFKVVEERWKTFEKDGTMVSEPGQRRIRNREIETLQKLYELAWFIATDTFDANVDPVLELDIQDHETKTINLRSDETTEATTI, from the coding sequence ATGATCACGGCCGTAGTCTACTCGGAATCAGGGGGAACGTACAAGACGACGATGACGGCCAACCTCGCAGTTGCGCTTGAGCGGATGGGACTCAATACACTCGTACTGGATCTTGATCCACAGGAGGGGAATCTAACGAGCCTCTTTGACGTCGGTGAACACCGTAGCGATCCAGACGCCGACAATCTAGTCAAACACATTCTCGATATGCCTGATGGAGACTTTCACGAGTTGATTGAGACAACAGCAGAAGGCGTCGACATTACTCCAAGTCACGATATGCTCGGTGACTTTACGTCGAACCTCGAGCAGAAGATCGCCTATGAGACGGGGATGCAAAATATAAGCCGCGAAGAGTATCCTCGGTTCGAACTTCTGTACGAACTCCTCTGGAATAAGCAGAAACTGCAGGATAAATACGATGCCGTCCTCATCGATCCAAACGCCCGGGCGGAGGACTTGCTGTATAATGCGATTTTCGCCCTCCGAACGCTTGTCGCGCCTGTCAAACCGGCTGGGAAAGGAAATCTGAGCTTGGAGGGGCTCGAAGAACTTGTCGGGAATATGGAAAACCAATTAGATATCGAAATCGGCCTGTCCTGCGTCGTTCCATCAGGAGTTGGCCAAACGAATGCTCACCAGCAGTATCAGCAACAGTTTGAGAACACGGACGCATTCGCCACGCCTGTCACTATTGGAAACCGGGAAAGCCTAATGGACGCAATGTGGGAAGCCAGAGGGTCCGCGTTCAAGGTCGTCGAAGAACGGTGGAAAACCTTCGAGAAGGACGGTACGATGGTGAGCGAACCCGGTCAGCGACGGATACGAAACCGAGAAATCGAGACGCTGCAGAAGTTGTACGAACTCGCGTGGTTCATTGCCACCGATACGTTCGATGCGAATGTCGATCCAGTGCTGGAACTCGATATTCAGGACCACGAGACGAAGACAATCAATCTTCGAAGTGACGAGACAACGGAGGCGACAACCATATGA
- a CDS encoding D-2-hydroxyacid dehydrogenase, which produces MPKIDVLILRDGIHGLSVGPYAESLRERLPNHEIRIAQTPEDRQELAPQARAISGVSIDRELLRRAGELELFAGLASGYDHLPLEALSDAGVTVTTGSGVHAPNIAEQVLAYILGFVRSLEVARDQQKRRVWQHYQSNELYGSTVTIVGLGSIGRAITQRVSAFGVETIGVRYTPKKGGPTDEVIGFNDRAFHQALVETDHLVIASPLTETTRGLVDRQAFKSLPNHAYLVNVGRGPIVDTKALVEAVRKNWVNGAALDVTDPEPLPQKHPLWRFDNVTITPHTSGYSPKLWIRLAEIVAENIRHLDAGEAPEAFRNRIHC; this is translated from the coding sequence ATGCCTAAAATCGACGTTCTTATTCTCCGGGACGGGATTCACGGACTCTCGGTGGGTCCTTATGCGGAATCCCTTCGGGAGCGATTACCGAACCACGAGATCAGGATAGCACAAACGCCGGAGGATAGACAAGAGCTTGCACCACAGGCACGCGCCATTTCGGGGGTATCCATCGATCGAGAACTCCTGCGACGTGCAGGTGAACTGGAGTTGTTCGCCGGCCTAGCGTCAGGATACGACCATCTGCCCCTAGAGGCGTTATCCGATGCAGGGGTCACGGTCACGACCGGATCCGGGGTTCACGCCCCAAACATCGCCGAACAAGTTCTGGCGTACATCCTTGGATTCGTCCGCAGTTTGGAGGTCGCTCGAGACCAGCAGAAACGTCGGGTCTGGCAACACTATCAGTCGAATGAGCTCTACGGGAGTACCGTCACCATCGTCGGCCTCGGGTCGATCGGAAGGGCAATCACGCAGCGCGTGTCAGCCTTCGGGGTGGAGACGATCGGCGTCAGATACACTCCGAAAAAAGGAGGTCCGACCGATGAAGTGATTGGGTTCAACGATCGAGCGTTCCATCAGGCACTCGTCGAGACCGACCACCTCGTAATCGCCTCGCCGCTTACGGAGACGACCCGTGGACTCGTCGACCGGCAGGCGTTCAAGTCGCTCCCGAACCACGCGTACCTCGTGAACGTCGGCCGGGGACCGATAGTGGATACCAAAGCACTGGTCGAGGCAGTACGGAAAAACTGGGTCAATGGCGCGGCGCTCGACGTGACAGATCCCGAGCCACTCCCGCAGAAACACCCCCTCTGGCGGTTCGATAACGTGACGATTACCCCCCACACCTCCGGATACAGCCCGAAGCTGTGGATCCGACTCGCTGAAATCGTCGCTGAAAACATCCGCCACCTAGATGCGGGGGAGGCTCCCGAGGCGTTCCGAAACAGGATCCACTGCTGA
- the dgoD gene encoding galactonate dehydratase, translating to MKITEVEPIRVGPYLFVRIHTDAGTTGLGEAGAWAHPEATTRAIAGFERQLLGTDPLRIRHHFQALYRNAHFRGAVVTAALSAIDIALWDIAGKYNNVPVYELLGGPTRTKARAYPWVLGETTEELVAGAERMVDEGFTAIGHLNPLTDHDRSEPYFETHSQRITAAVERVGMLREVVGPTVDLCLEIHRRLDPAEAIVLGRKLEEFTPMFYEDPTRPDNFDAMARIARKINLPIATGERLQTIHEFEMLLSRDAVDYIRPDVCLVGGITQAVKVAALAEARYVDVVPHTPLSPIGLAASLQLAAVIPNFAIQEYMYTGEEGDENERLIKDPITCEDGFLIIPDRPGIGVELNGSAVESRTRSDRQKPTRLHEDGSVVDQ from the coding sequence ATGAAGATCACTGAGGTCGAGCCGATACGGGTGGGTCCGTACCTTTTCGTTCGAATACACACGGATGCAGGTACCACGGGCCTCGGCGAGGCAGGTGCGTGGGCACACCCCGAGGCGACAACGAGGGCCATCGCCGGGTTCGAGCGACAGCTCCTCGGGACAGATCCTCTGAGGATCCGGCACCACTTCCAAGCACTGTACCGAAACGCGCATTTCCGCGGAGCGGTCGTCACTGCGGCGCTTAGTGCGATAGATATCGCCCTGTGGGATATCGCGGGGAAGTACAACAATGTCCCCGTGTACGAACTCCTAGGGGGACCGACGCGGACGAAGGCGCGAGCGTACCCTTGGGTGCTCGGCGAGACGACTGAAGAACTCGTGGCGGGCGCAGAGCGGATGGTCGACGAAGGGTTCACTGCGATCGGCCATCTGAATCCGCTCACTGACCACGATCGGAGTGAACCGTACTTTGAGACGCATTCCCAGCGTATCACTGCCGCCGTCGAGCGCGTTGGGATGCTTCGGGAAGTCGTGGGACCCACAGTCGACCTCTGCCTCGAGATCCACCGGCGGCTCGATCCCGCCGAAGCGATCGTTCTTGGCAGGAAACTCGAGGAATTCACGCCGATGTTCTATGAGGATCCCACTCGCCCGGATAACTTCGACGCGATGGCGCGTATCGCGCGGAAAATCAACCTTCCAATTGCAACCGGGGAGCGACTGCAGACGATACACGAATTCGAGATGCTGCTGTCCCGTGACGCTGTCGACTACATTCGTCCAGACGTCTGTCTGGTCGGCGGAATAACACAGGCAGTGAAGGTCGCTGCGCTTGCGGAAGCCCGGTACGTCGACGTCGTTCCGCACACCCCGCTGAGCCCAATCGGCCTCGCTGCGAGTCTGCAACTGGCCGCGGTGATCCCGAATTTTGCCATACAAGAGTATATGTACACCGGAGAAGAGGGCGACGAAAATGAGCGTCTCATTAAGGACCCAATCACCTGCGAAGATGGTTTCCTCATCATTCCCGATCGTCCCGGAATCGGCGTTGAGCTGAATGGTTCGGCGGTCGAAAGCCGAACAAGGTCGGATCGGCAGAAGCCGACACGGCTTCACGAGGATGGTTCAGTAGTTGATCAGTAA
- a CDS encoding MFS transporter, with translation MSSRDSDGSESEFHMPTVVGSLVAGVFFGGVGGGVAFPTLPTLGTVLGLSPLLVGVILSINRFTRLLMNTPAGGYIDKVGTRKPMIVGFIFQGVPPFGYIVGLHADMIPLFGPASIFIAARIVWGLGSAFVFVGAFSTVVHVTSDNNRGKWIGYFRGGQSLGFPSGLIAGGILTDLYGYEVAFGIAGTLGLLAAGVSAVVLPDVSPSFTQPTRFRDVPGIVLSDSRIFMIGSINFTVRFLFHGVLLSTIVVFATVNEITIGEFSAIGVSGVIMGFSVIFSSTTTAVTGSLSDRVRNRLYITVPSLAAITAGFVILSAIPTLEGTLTGLAVIGIGIGGTSPPLLALLGDLSPAGDTGKLGGVYNMFGDLGMTLGPLVALPVAERVGYAMEYLLCAGMVGIVLCVLVTTMLLPASDVEAD, from the coding sequence ATGAGCTCGCGAGATTCCGATGGGTCTGAGTCGGAGTTCCATATGCCGACCGTGGTCGGAAGTCTGGTTGCCGGCGTCTTCTTCGGTGGTGTCGGTGGCGGCGTGGCGTTCCCGACTCTCCCGACGCTGGGGACGGTACTCGGCCTGTCACCGCTATTGGTCGGAGTCATCCTATCGATAAATCGGTTTACGCGCCTACTGATGAACACGCCCGCCGGAGGCTACATCGACAAGGTGGGAACTCGCAAGCCGATGATTGTCGGGTTCATCTTCCAAGGGGTTCCGCCGTTCGGGTACATCGTCGGCTTGCACGCAGATATGATACCTCTGTTCGGACCAGCATCAATCTTCATCGCTGCAAGAATCGTCTGGGGACTGGGTTCGGCGTTCGTCTTTGTCGGCGCATTTAGCACAGTCGTCCACGTCACCTCCGATAACAACCGCGGGAAATGGATCGGATACTTCCGCGGTGGACAGAGCTTGGGGTTTCCAAGCGGACTTATCGCTGGGGGGATCCTCACCGATCTGTACGGGTACGAGGTGGCCTTCGGCATCGCCGGCACGCTGGGATTGTTGGCGGCGGGCGTGAGCGCCGTCGTGCTCCCGGACGTATCCCCGTCGTTTACCCAACCCACGCGATTCCGGGACGTTCCGGGGATTGTCCTATCGGATTCGCGGATCTTTATGATTGGATCAATAAACTTCACCGTTCGATTCCTGTTTCACGGCGTGCTGCTGTCGACGATCGTTGTTTTCGCGACGGTCAACGAGATCACGATCGGAGAGTTTTCTGCTATCGGTGTCAGCGGAGTCATTATGGGGTTCAGCGTCATCTTTTCCAGTACCACGACCGCCGTGACCGGCAGCCTCTCGGACCGGGTACGGAATCGACTGTACATCACGGTCCCGTCGTTGGCCGCGATCACGGCAGGTTTCGTCATATTGAGTGCTATACCAACTCTGGAAGGGACCCTCACGGGCTTGGCCGTGATCGGCATCGGTATTGGCGGTACCAGTCCACCGCTGTTGGCCTTACTGGGTGACCTCAGCCCGGCGGGCGACACGGGAAAACTGGGCGGAGTGTACAATATGTTCGGTGATCTCGGGATGACGCTCGGTCCGCTGGTGGCGCTCCCGGTAGCCGAACGGGTCGGCTACGCTATGGAGTACCTCCTCTGTGCGGGGATGGTGGGAATTGTCCTGTGTGTATTGGTGACTACGATGCTACTGCCGGCCTCGGACGTCGAAGCGGACTGA
- a CDS encoding mandelate racemase/muconate lactonizing enzyme family protein, with amino-acid sequence MQITDVSVRPVVAETDRVVSGSNYTKTQRATIVVEVHTGTDVTGRIYSGVLLDVNPELGRRFVEIIDTVIAPVVIGEDLHSVDRHWKRMFQTTTTCSLYEGTDRYVFLAAIGAVDVAVWDAIGTAAGEPLSRLWGGARDTVPVLAIGGYYEDGKGTEEIRAEIEAYEKLGVAGVKFKIGDRSPEEDLARVEAAHEVASDGFEIAVDANQGYTIDEAVAFGRMADHLDLLWFEEPVVWYNQYDGMRTVRERTDLWVVAGQSEHIPRGCRRLVEDGSVDILNYDATIGGGATAWRRVAGFAEIHGVSMGHHHSTQVGLQLLASTASESFAEIFAPGLDPLWYEMVENTPDIEDGEIRVPKDPGFGLTLDESFIDEHEVKFS; translated from the coding sequence GTGCAAATTACCGATGTCAGCGTCCGCCCCGTCGTCGCGGAGACCGACAGGGTCGTGAGCGGGAGCAACTACACGAAAACACAGCGTGCAACGATCGTCGTCGAGGTGCACACCGGGACGGACGTGACTGGACGGATCTACTCCGGTGTCCTGTTGGATGTCAACCCCGAACTCGGACGCCGGTTCGTCGAGATCATCGACACGGTAATCGCGCCAGTCGTGATCGGAGAGGATCTCCATTCGGTCGATCGTCACTGGAAGCGGATGTTCCAGACGACAACCACGTGTTCGCTGTACGAGGGCACCGACCGGTACGTCTTTTTGGCTGCCATCGGTGCTGTCGACGTCGCGGTGTGGGATGCGATCGGGACGGCGGCCGGTGAACCCCTCTCCCGACTTTGGGGTGGCGCGCGGGACACCGTTCCAGTTTTGGCCATAGGTGGCTACTACGAGGACGGGAAGGGTACCGAAGAGATCAGAGCAGAGATTGAGGCCTACGAGAAACTGGGCGTGGCGGGCGTGAAATTCAAGATCGGGGACCGGTCTCCCGAGGAAGACCTCGCGCGAGTGGAAGCCGCGCACGAGGTGGCCTCCGACGGATTCGAGATCGCTGTCGACGCAAACCAGGGATACACGATCGACGAGGCGGTAGCGTTCGGGCGGATGGCCGATCACTTGGACCTCCTGTGGTTCGAAGAGCCGGTTGTCTGGTACAACCAGTACGACGGAATGCGTACGGTCCGAGAACGGACCGATCTCTGGGTAGTAGCCGGACAGAGCGAGCACATTCCTCGAGGCTGTCGCCGTCTCGTCGAGGACGGGTCGGTGGACATACTTAATTACGACGCGACGATAGGTGGGGGCGCGACTGCGTGGCGACGGGTCGCCGGGTTCGCGGAAATCCACGGCGTGTCGATGGGGCACCACCACAGTACGCAGGTCGGACTGCAACTCTTGGCCTCGACAGCGAGCGAATCCTTCGCTGAAATATTTGCCCCAGGGCTGGATCCACTCTGGTACGAGATGGTGGAGAATACGCCCGATATCGAGGACGGCGAAATCCGCGTCCCGAAAGATCCCGGGTTCGGTCTGACGTTGGATGAATCCTTCATCGACGAACACGAGGTGAAGTTTTCGTAA
- a CDS encoding ABC transporter substrate-binding protein: MTSNTNGTDTTDRTTGRRAFISALAVAGSGAIAGCGGSSGGDGSGGGGSDDGGSGDGGSSGDLGERVPAVQMTYMAGLGDSTKVMEDSLAIAADNISERIGVPAEPVPKEFSTVLNEVYNDSRNTAFQPNTLTLNARRLDPTEILNLNTIWRAGANGQVSHTQLANCEYSTLVREQSNAASEEERREIVNEALSVLSDEVAELSMFNRAVYGAYRTDQLEVGDTGNAGMMDTNSDVLINSGVKGDNEKVLNIATSAVRTKTYMTSTDATSVSLWNNLIHSPLIRHDRNWELTSTFATDWDVSDEFQTFEFTLREGATFHNGDEITAEDVKWTHEFLLDNYQSYDGVSQWPVESIEAVDDYTVRFNLSETSPAFLRQHLAVWGILHSDTWIEGGAEENPEDVDIDTVVGSGPYQVTNFQQQQLLQVEPHEDHWNTPDGSMSMQVFQDQQSAYRAFQDGTLNIFVGISPGIADQISNQMSDVAEVSTVQGFTSWSMNPQTNYGPTKFREFRMAVSQCLNRQQMNQVANYGNAISMEYSCGFSPTHPFYPENEDEVLTKIADSLEGSEERARQILSDAGWGWDDNGRLHYPPDADLEPLWPEGETPMDYPDRFPCVEELSQ, translated from the coding sequence ATGACTAGCAATACCAACGGGACGGACACGACAGATCGGACGACAGGGAGACGGGCTTTCATCTCGGCACTCGCCGTCGCGGGCAGCGGTGCCATAGCGGGGTGCGGCGGCTCCAGCGGTGGGGACGGCTCCGGTGGCGGAGGTTCCGACGACGGCGGTTCCGGCGACGGAGGCTCCTCGGGCGACCTAGGAGAACGCGTCCCTGCGGTACAGATGACCTATATGGCAGGTCTCGGGGACTCAACCAAGGTGATGGAGGATTCGCTCGCGATCGCCGCAGATAACATCTCCGAGCGGATCGGCGTCCCCGCTGAGCCCGTCCCGAAGGAGTTCTCGACTGTCCTCAACGAGGTCTACAACGATTCACGGAACACCGCGTTCCAGCCAAATACGCTCACGCTGAACGCACGCCGCCTAGATCCGACCGAAATACTCAACCTGAACACGATCTGGCGAGCGGGCGCCAACGGGCAGGTCAGTCACACTCAGCTCGCGAACTGCGAGTACTCGACGCTCGTCCGTGAACAGTCGAATGCGGCGTCCGAGGAGGAGCGCCGAGAGATTGTCAACGAGGCGCTATCGGTGCTTTCGGACGAAGTCGCTGAACTGAGTATGTTCAACCGGGCCGTGTACGGTGCGTACCGGACGGATCAACTGGAGGTGGGCGACACCGGCAACGCCGGAATGATGGACACGAACTCAGATGTCCTTATCAACTCCGGCGTGAAGGGAGACAACGAGAAGGTGCTGAACATCGCCACGTCAGCGGTGCGGACGAAGACGTATATGACGAGCACGGACGCGACGTCGGTGTCGCTGTGGAACAACCTGATTCACTCTCCGCTCATCCGGCACGACCGGAACTGGGAGCTTACGTCGACGTTCGCCACCGACTGGGACGTCTCCGACGAGTTCCAGACGTTCGAATTCACACTCCGCGAGGGTGCGACCTTCCACAACGGCGACGAAATCACCGCCGAGGACGTGAAGTGGACTCACGAGTTCCTTCTGGATAACTACCAGAGCTACGACGGCGTCAGCCAGTGGCCGGTGGAGTCAATCGAGGCCGTGGACGACTACACAGTCAGATTCAATCTCAGCGAAACCTCGCCAGCGTTCCTCCGGCAGCACTTAGCCGTGTGGGGAATTCTGCACAGTGACACGTGGATCGAGGGCGGAGCCGAAGAGAACCCAGAGGATGTCGACATCGACACAGTCGTGGGGTCCGGCCCGTATCAGGTCACCAACTTCCAGCAACAGCAGTTGCTGCAGGTTGAACCGCACGAGGACCACTGGAATACTCCAGATGGATCGATGAGTATGCAGGTATTCCAAGATCAACAGAGCGCGTACCGTGCCTTCCAAGACGGGACGCTAAACATCTTTGTTGGAATCAGCCCAGGGATCGCGGACCAGATCTCGAATCAGATGAGTGACGTCGCGGAAGTCTCGACCGTCCAAGGGTTCACCTCGTGGTCGATGAACCCGCAGACGAACTACGGCCCCACGAAGTTCCGCGAGTTCCGGATGGCGGTTTCACAGTGTCTCAACCGACAGCAAATGAACCAAGTGGCGAACTACGGAAACGCCATCTCGATGGAGTACTCCTGTGGATTCTCGCCGACGCATCCCTTCTACCCGGAGAATGAGGACGAGGTGCTGACGAAGATCGCCGATTCGCTCGAGGGCTCCGAGGAGCGGGCGAGGCAGATACTCAGCGACGCCGGGTGGGGATGGGACGACAACGGTCGGCTCCACTACCCGCCGGATGCAGATCTCGAACCCCTTTGGCCCGAGGGCGAGACTCCAATGGACTATCCCGACCGATTCCCTTGCGTTGAGGAACTGAGCCAGTAG
- a CDS encoding ABC transporter permease, giving the protein MGKAAYYVKRSIVSLLLILGTATALFFFFRALPGDYATLLAQSGASAEQVEALREQWGLNDPLWQQYLRFVTNLFTGNLGTSRVSGLPVWEYVRPALLNSFILVAPAVITAYLLGSLYGTLMGSRQDSLLDKYGIIPPTMIGTTPDFFIGILLIFVFAGYLGLFPTSGMLSLDTYNALGQDATNLDIFTTLDFWWHYTLPFLAIVLKYLYYPTLVMRGSIVEVKGQDFAYYHRIKGLSQSTQLRHLMRHASLPVITLLPTTMARAISGLVLIEVVFNWPGIGKLLVDSVFARDTPVLQFVFLLVAVWVILGNFIVDILYSVIDPRITIEGDNEAE; this is encoded by the coding sequence ATGGGTAAAGCGGCATACTACGTCAAGCGGTCGATCGTCTCGCTCCTATTGATTCTTGGGACTGCGACGGCCCTATTCTTTTTTTTCCGGGCGTTGCCCGGCGACTACGCTACGTTACTTGCACAGTCTGGAGCGTCGGCGGAGCAGGTGGAAGCACTGCGGGAACAATGGGGACTAAACGATCCGCTGTGGCAACAGTACCTCCGGTTTGTGACGAACCTCTTCACCGGTAACTTGGGCACATCCCGGGTGTCGGGGCTTCCTGTCTGGGAGTACGTCCGACCAGCCCTGCTGAATTCGTTCATCCTCGTTGCCCCCGCCGTCATCACGGCGTACCTCTTAGGGTCGCTTTACGGAACGCTGATGGGAAGCCGGCAGGACTCGCTCCTCGACAAGTACGGGATCATCCCGCCGACGATGATCGGAACGACACCGGACTTCTTTATTGGAATCTTGCTCATCTTCGTGTTCGCCGGGTACCTCGGCCTCTTCCCGACTTCGGGGATGCTGTCCTTGGATACGTACAACGCGCTGGGTCAGGATGCCACGAACCTCGACATATTCACTACCCTCGACTTCTGGTGGCACTACACGCTCCCGTTCTTGGCGATCGTTCTCAAGTACCTCTACTACCCGACACTCGTGATGCGAGGAAGTATCGTAGAGGTGAAGGGGCAGGACTTCGCGTACTACCACCGGATCAAGGGACTCTCACAGAGCACCCAGCTTCGTCACCTGATGCGACACGCGTCTCTCCCCGTCATCACCCTGCTGCCAACGACTATGGCGAGGGCGATTAGCGGACTAGTACTAATCGAAGTCGTCTTCAACTGGCCCGGCATCGGGAAACTTCTGGTCGACTCCGTCTTCGCCCGCGATACGCCCGTGCTCCAGTTCGTCTTCCTACTCGTAGCGGTGTGGGTGATCCTCGGGAATTTCATCGTTGACATCCTCTACAGCGTGATCGATCCGCGAATCACCATCGAGGGGGATAACGAGGCAGAATAG
- a CDS encoding ABC transporter ATP-binding protein produces the protein MSQGNNGTQQNTGPVMELRGLNKHFDPNANITETIRGKLFGKEQSKVRAVDGVDLTLESDQVQGIIGESGCGKSTLLSTLMGLYTPTSGELRLDGRPVSRFDKADWKEYRRRVQMIFQDPFNAMNPKFSVREVLREPLEIHDVEYTEETLLDVLEQVQLNPPENYLDRRESQLSGGEKQRVSIAKALVLEPDVILADEPVSMLDVSTQAAILRLLGDLVDEYGVSMFYVSHDLSTVSYICDRVNVMYLGRVVESAPTRKLLDEPKHPYTQALINAIPIPDPSHNREPTDLKGTPGDPSDLPEGCRFKDRCPERMDICDQDPVFASYDDDAHQVACHLYYNHEQGAPAAVTTEPEVMFDG, from the coding sequence ATGTCCCAAGGAAACAACGGTACACAGCAAAACACCGGTCCAGTGATGGAGCTTCGCGGGTTGAACAAGCACTTCGATCCAAACGCGAACATCACCGAAACGATCCGCGGGAAGCTGTTTGGGAAGGAGCAATCAAAGGTTCGTGCCGTGGATGGGGTCGACCTCACGCTGGAATCAGATCAGGTTCAAGGGATCATCGGAGAGAGCGGGTGTGGGAAGTCGACGCTCCTGTCTACGCTGATGGGATTGTACACGCCAACGAGCGGTGAACTCCGTTTGGACGGTAGGCCCGTCTCGAGGTTCGACAAGGCCGATTGGAAGGAATACAGACGCCGGGTACAGATGATCTTCCAAGATCCGTTCAACGCGATGAACCCGAAGTTCTCAGTCCGGGAGGTTCTCCGGGAACCACTCGAAATTCACGACGTGGAGTACACCGAGGAGACTCTTCTCGACGTGCTCGAACAGGTGCAACTGAACCCGCCCGAGAACTACCTCGACCGACGTGAGTCCCAGCTGTCCGGCGGCGAGAAACAGCGCGTGTCGATCGCGAAGGCGCTGGTGCTTGAGCCGGACGTAATCTTGGCTGACGAGCCCGTATCGATGCTCGACGTATCGACGCAGGCGGCGATCCTCCGGTTGCTCGGCGATCTGGTCGACGAGTACGGCGTGTCGATGTTCTACGTCTCACACGACCTCTCGACAGTCTCGTACATCTGTGACCGCGTGAATGTGATGTATCTCGGCAGAGTTGTCGAGAGCGCACCAACGAGGAAGCTCCTAGATGAGCCGAAGCACCCGTACACGCAAGCACTCATCAACGCAATCCCGATTCCCGACCCCAGCCACAACCGGGAACCGACGGACCTCAAGGGGACGCCGGGGGACCCCAGCGACCTGCCGGAGGGGTGTCGGTTCAAAGATCGATGTCCCGAACGGATGGACATCTGCGATCAAGACCCCGTGTTCGCCAGTTACGATGACGACGCACATCAAGTGGCGTGTCATCTCTATTACAATCACGAACAAGGGGCTCCTGCCGCGGTGACAACGGAACCGGAGGTGATGTTCGATGGGTAA
- a CDS encoding ABC transporter ATP-binding protein, translating to MTEPLLEIENLRINYEARNDDLRAVSDVSFTIDQNEYFGLVGESGSGKSTIAKSVIGGLDSNGEVVSGTVKYKGREIQDFSEDQYSDEIRWKEIAVIPQAAMNSLDPLMKVQDQAVELAQRHTDWTEHRAVERLYELFEVVGLPTSRIDDYPHQFSGGMKQRAIIALALLLDPDLIIADEPTTALDVIMQDQILKYIQEIKGEGDLGMLMITHDISVIFEQCDAMGVLHAGQLAEVGDVMDVFNSPRHPYALLLQQAFPDVRYPDRELEVIKGNPPALREEVNYCTFADRCPWAEPECHQSAPPLEGLSDDPDHKTSCFRSDELVDLAEEYFTKDDRVQIEQGGGN from the coding sequence ATGACCGAACCTTTACTCGAAATCGAGAACCTCCGCATCAATTACGAAGCGCGCAACGACGACCTCCGGGCAGTGTCAGATGTGTCATTCACCATCGATCAAAACGAATACTTCGGGTTGGTCGGCGAGAGCGGAAGCGGAAAGAGCACCATTGCTAAGTCGGTCATCGGCGGCCTAGACTCGAACGGAGAGGTAGTCTCCGGCACGGTCAAGTACAAGGGCCGGGAGATCCAAGACTTCTCCGAGGACCAGTACAGCGACGAAATCCGGTGGAAAGAGATCGCAGTGATTCCTCAGGCCGCGATGAACAGTCTTGATCCTCTGATGAAGGTTCAAGATCAGGCAGTAGAACTCGCTCAACGTCACACGGACTGGACCGAGCACCGCGCAGTGGAACGCCTCTACGAGCTGTTCGAGGTGGTCGGACTCCCAACATCACGTATCGACGATTACCCACACCAGTTTTCAGGTGGGATGAAACAGCGGGCGATCATCGCGCTTGCCCTCCTCCTCGACCCAGATCTGATTATCGCGGACGAACCCACGACGGCTCTAGACGTGATTATGCAAGATCAGATCCTGAAGTACATTCAAGAGATCAAAGGCGAGGGCGATCTAGGGATGTTGATGATAACACACGACATCTCCGTAATCTTCGAGCAGTGTGACGCGATGGGTGTTCTACACGCCGGACAGTTGGCCGAGGTGGGCGACGTGATGGATGTGTTCAACTCACCACGACACCCATACGCACTCCTGCTCCAGCAGGCGTTCCCGGATGTCCGCTATCCGGATCGGGAGTTGGAGGTAATCAAGGGGAACCCGCCAGCGCTGCGCGAAGAGGTGAACTACTGCACGTTCGCCGACCGGTGTCCGTGGGCAGAACCCGAGTGTCACCAGTCGGCACCGCCGCTCGAAGGCCTGTCAGACGATCCCGACCACAAGACGTCTTGTTTCCGGAGCGACGAACTTGTCGATCTTGCCGAGGAATACTTCACAAAAGACGATAGAGTCCAGATTGAACAAGGGGGAGGAAACTGA